From a single Bacillus sp. NEB1478 genomic region:
- a CDS encoding DUF2203 family protein: MKRYTLEEANQLLPIIVKELDSLHNLQREFDLWHQSFQQLETDLNPQEKIEWEQRIQYMELEAEIFIANILSHGVWFEDPYTSTLHIPAILNGEKGVFKWHPEEPLITIYESIEKTLIPLNLVN, encoded by the coding sequence ATGAAGCGTTATACATTAGAAGAAGCAAATCAATTATTGCCTATTATTGTTAAAGAATTGGATTCATTGCATAACTTGCAAAGAGAGTTTGACTTATGGCATCAATCGTTTCAACAACTCGAAACCGATTTGAACCCGCAAGAAAAAATTGAATGGGAACAAAGAATTCAATATATGGAACTAGAAGCAGAAATATTCATTGCCAATATATTATCTCATGGAGTTTGGTTTGAAGACCCTTATACTTCAACACTTCATATTCCAGCTATATTGAACGGAGAAAAAGGGGTATTTAAATGGCATCCTGAAGAGCCATTAATCACGATATATGAAAGTATAGAAAAAACTCTCATACCCCTTAATTTGGTAAATTAA
- a CDS encoding DUF6081 family protein — translation MKKLQKEIVLGDFQSILSKSGTWKMGGFPLPDGSFHEFREPEAVVIVRNNELYVRVNPFTKSHPSVQFLDNAKHMYYSNESIKVPDEGSITFEWKMRARPIGTNPNDLYDGFVSVNLLDFTTGAALDFFAGNDQFASVYAVLPFPGVQVPETKETRYFCIFKEDSSFHQREWNVYQITYNRNLDEVLFLINGEVVRKENNVPIKFNEFTVALGLMTEKDLSPDGSTSLHGQGIIGEWSPMKVTIDS, via the coding sequence ATGAAAAAATTACAAAAAGAAATTGTCTTAGGTGATTTCCAATCAATACTCTCTAAATCAGGAACCTGGAAAATGGGAGGCTTTCCACTTCCAGATGGATCATTCCATGAGTTTAGAGAACCAGAAGCAGTTGTAATCGTTCGGAACAACGAGTTATACGTCAGAGTCAATCCATTTACAAAATCACACCCTTCTGTTCAGTTTTTGGATAATGCAAAACACATGTATTATTCAAATGAATCCATAAAGGTCCCTGATGAAGGTTCCATTACTTTCGAATGGAAAATGCGTGCTCGTCCAATTGGGACAAACCCAAATGACCTTTATGATGGTTTTGTTTCTGTAAATTTATTAGATTTCACTACAGGCGCTGCCCTTGATTTTTTTGCAGGTAATGATCAATTTGCAAGTGTCTATGCGGTTTTGCCGTTTCCAGGTGTTCAAGTGCCTGAAACAAAGGAAACAAGATATTTTTGTATCTTTAAAGAAGATTCATCCTTTCATCAAAGAGAATGGAACGTATATCAAATAACATACAATCGCAACCTTGATGAAGTGTTATTCCTAATAAATGGTGAAGTAGTCCGTAAAGAGAATAATGTTCCAATTAAATTTAATGAGTTTACAGTTGCTCTTGGTTTAATGACAGAAAAGGATTTATCACCTGACGGAAGTACTTCTCTGCATGGACAGGGCATCATTGGAGAATGGTCACCAATGAAAGTTACAATAGATAGTTGA